Proteins from a genomic interval of Streptomyces sp. SID8374:
- a CDS encoding ATP-dependent DNA helicase UvrD2 has translation MTAATHSTLFPQVPETPDAVLDGLDPEQREVALALHGPVCVLAGAGTGKTRAITHRIAYGVRAGILQPSTILAVTFTNRAAGEMRGRLRQLGATGVQARTFHSAALRQLQYFWPKAVGGELPRLLERKVQLVAEAAARCELRLDRNELRDVTGEIEWAKVTQTVPADYPAAVAKTQRDAPRDPAVLAQIYSTYEQLKRDRSVIDFEDVLLLTVGILQDRQDIADHVRGQYQHFVVDEYQDVSPLQQRLLDLWVGDRDNLCVVGDASQTIYSFTGATPDHLLNFRTRHPGATVVKLVRDYRSTPQVVHLANGLLSQARGRAADHRLELVSQRDKGPEPVYAEYPDEPHEAEATARRIRDLIAAGVPAGEIAVLYRVNSQSEVYEQALADAGVAYQLRGAERFFERAEVREAGTALRGAARAGRNDSLLDGAEGLPSQVRAVLSTKGWTTRPPAGSGAVRDRWESLAALVRLAEDFEAARPGVTLSDLVRELDERAAAQHAPTVQGVTLASLHSAKGLEWDAVFLVGLTEGMMPIAYAKTDEQVEEERRLLYVGVTRARLHLSLSWSLARSPGGRASRRPTRFLNGLRPGSTALGARGGAGGGGGIDRGTGRAARAERTEAVESRPRQTARCRVCRRPLTDAGEMKLMRCEECPSDMDEALYGRLLEWRAGQAARLSQPDYCVFTEKTLMAIAEAVPSTEGELVVIAGVGNRKLTRFGADVLAICAGETVGEGAEEGDGED, from the coding sequence GTGACAGCAGCAACGCATTCCACCCTCTTCCCGCAGGTCCCCGAGACCCCGGACGCCGTTCTCGACGGGCTCGACCCCGAGCAGCGCGAGGTGGCTCTGGCCCTGCACGGACCGGTGTGCGTGCTGGCCGGAGCGGGTACGGGCAAGACCCGCGCGATCACCCACCGCATCGCGTACGGGGTGCGGGCGGGCATCCTCCAGCCCTCCACGATCCTCGCCGTCACCTTCACCAACCGGGCCGCCGGGGAGATGCGCGGCCGGCTCCGCCAGCTCGGCGCGACCGGGGTCCAGGCGCGGACCTTCCACTCCGCGGCGCTCCGCCAGCTCCAGTATTTCTGGCCGAAAGCAGTCGGTGGCGAGCTCCCCCGGCTGCTGGAGCGGAAGGTGCAGCTGGTGGCCGAGGCGGCCGCCCGCTGCGAGCTCCGCCTCGACCGCAACGAGCTGCGGGACGTCACCGGTGAGATCGAGTGGGCCAAGGTCACCCAGACCGTCCCCGCCGACTATCCGGCCGCCGTCGCCAAGACCCAGCGGGACGCCCCCCGCGACCCGGCGGTCCTCGCCCAGATCTACTCCACGTACGAACAGCTCAAGCGCGACCGCTCGGTGATCGACTTCGAGGACGTGCTGCTGCTCACCGTCGGCATCCTCCAGGACCGGCAGGACATCGCCGACCATGTGCGCGGCCAGTACCAGCACTTCGTCGTCGACGAGTACCAGGACGTGAGCCCGCTCCAGCAGCGCCTGCTGGACCTGTGGGTCGGCGACCGGGACAACCTCTGCGTCGTCGGCGACGCCAGCCAGACGATCTACTCCTTCACCGGGGCCACCCCCGACCACCTGCTGAACTTCCGCACCCGCCACCCCGGGGCGACGGTGGTCAAGCTGGTCCGGGACTACCGCTCCACCCCTCAGGTCGTCCACCTCGCCAACGGTCTGCTGAGCCAGGCCCGGGGCAGGGCCGCCGACCACCGGCTGGAGCTGGTCTCGCAGCGCGACAAGGGACCCGAGCCGGTCTACGCGGAGTATCCCGACGAGCCCCACGAGGCCGAGGCGACCGCCCGGCGCATCCGCGACCTGATCGCGGCGGGCGTCCCGGCCGGGGAGATCGCCGTGCTCTACCGGGTCAACTCCCAGTCCGAGGTCTACGAGCAGGCCCTCGCGGACGCGGGTGTGGCCTACCAGCTGCGCGGCGCCGAGCGGTTCTTCGAGCGGGCGGAGGTCCGCGAGGCGGGCACCGCCCTGCGCGGCGCCGCCCGCGCCGGGCGCAACGACTCCCTGCTGGACGGGGCGGAGGGGCTGCCGTCCCAGGTGCGGGCGGTGCTCTCCACCAAGGGCTGGACCACCCGGCCGCCCGCCGGGTCGGGGGCGGTGCGCGACCGCTGGGAGTCGCTGGCCGCGCTGGTGCGGCTGGCGGAGGACTTCGAGGCGGCCAGGCCGGGGGTGACCCTGTCCGACCTGGTCCGGGAGCTGGACGAGCGGGCGGCCGCCCAGCACGCGCCGACGGTCCAGGGCGTCACGCTGGCCTCCCTCCACTCGGCGAAGGGCCTGGAGTGGGACGCGGTCTTCCTGGTCGGCCTCACCGAGGGCATGATGCCGATCGCGTACGCCAAGACCGACGAGCAGGTCGAGGAGGAGCGGCGCCTGCTGTACGTCGGCGTCACCCGCGCCCGCCTCCACCTCTCGCTCTCCTGGTCCCTGGCGCGTTCCCCCGGCGGACGGGCGAGCCGCAGGCCCACCCGGTTCCTGAACGGGCTGCGGCCGGGCTCCACGGCGCTCGGTGCCCGGGGCGGGGCCGGAGGCGGCGGCGGGATCGACCGGGGGACCGGCCGGGCCGCGCGCGCCGAGCGGACCGAGGCCGTCGAGAGCAGGCCCCGGCAGACGGCGCGGTGCCGGGTCTGCCGCCGTCCCCTCACCGACGCGGGCGAGATGAAGCTGATGCGGTGCGAGGAGTGCCCGTCCGACATGGACGAGGCGCTGTACGGCCGGCTGCTGGAGTGGCGGGCCGGCCAGGCGGCCCGGCTGAGCCAGCCGGACTACTGCGTCTTCACCGAGAAGACCTTGATGGCCATCGCCGAGGCCGTGCCGTCCACCGAGGGGGAGCTGGTCGTCATCGCCGGTGTCGGGAACCGGAAGCTGACCCGTTTCGGAGCCGACGTACTGGCCATCTGCGCAGGTGAGACGGTCGGTGAGGGGGCCGAGGAGGGCGACGGCGAGGACTGA
- a CDS encoding WhiB family transcriptional regulator → MQLEAHAPSVPQSDSISPPGSTEDSTLLPLTALTALDDAIENLGVPVPCRSYDPEVFFAESPADVEYAKSLCRTCPLVEACLAGAKERREPWGVWGGELFVQGVVVARKRPRGRPRKNPVAA, encoded by the coding sequence GTGCAACTCGAAGCGCACGCCCCGTCAGTACCGCAGTCCGACTCGATCTCCCCGCCCGGCTCCACGGAGGACTCCACCTTGCTCCCCCTCACCGCGCTCACCGCGCTCGACGACGCCATCGAGAACCTCGGCGTGCCCGTCCCCTGCCGCTCGTACGACCCGGAGGTCTTCTTCGCCGAGTCCCCGGCCGACGTCGAGTACGCCAAGTCCCTCTGCCGTACCTGCCCGCTCGTCGAGGCCTGCCTCGCCGGTGCCAAGGAGCGGCGCGAGCCGTGGGGCGTCTGGGGTGGCGAGCTCTTCGTCCAGGGTGTCGTCGTGGCCCGCAAGCGGCCGCGTGGCCGTCCGCGCAAGAACCCGGTCGCAGCGTGA
- a CDS encoding AarF/ABC1/UbiB kinase family protein, whose amino-acid sequence MSDLPRKAVTRTAKLAALPLGFAGRATWGLGKRIGGRSAELVAREVQQRTADQLFKTLGELKGGAMKLGQALSVFESALPEEVAGPYRAALTKLQEAAPPLPAATVHAVLAERIGEEWREYFLEFEDKPSAAASIGQVHRGVWHDGREVAVKVQYPGAGEALLSDLTQLSRFARLLGPLVPGMDIKPLIKEMRDRVSEELDYELEAQAQRIHAEEFADDPDVVIPGVVHQSDQVLITEWMDGIPLADVIADGTAEQRDRAGQLLARFLFSGPARTGLLHADPHPGNFRLLPPVEGADGTDDSDAADGADATDAADAADAADAAGKPESLAWRLGVLDFGTVDRLPGGLPGTIGESLRMTLEGDAAGVYGRLRDEGFVKESIDLEPDEVLDYLLPIIEPAQVEEFAFSRGWLRDQAARIADPRSPAHQLGRQLNLPPSYLLIHRVTLSTIGVLCQLGAAVRLRDELEAWLPGFAEEAGEAEDPESAAESGEPELVAEGDA is encoded by the coding sequence ATGTCTGATCTTCCCCGGAAGGCGGTTACGCGTACGGCCAAGCTGGCCGCGCTCCCGCTCGGCTTCGCCGGCCGTGCCACCTGGGGTCTGGGCAAGCGGATCGGCGGCAGATCCGCCGAGCTGGTCGCCCGCGAGGTGCAGCAGCGCACGGCGGACCAGCTGTTCAAGACCCTGGGCGAGCTGAAGGGCGGGGCCATGAAGCTGGGCCAAGCCCTCTCCGTCTTCGAGTCGGCGCTGCCCGAGGAGGTCGCGGGCCCCTACCGGGCCGCGCTGACCAAGCTCCAGGAGGCCGCCCCGCCCCTGCCCGCCGCCACGGTCCACGCAGTGCTGGCCGAACGGATCGGCGAGGAGTGGCGGGAGTATTTCCTGGAGTTCGAGGACAAGCCGTCGGCCGCCGCCTCGATCGGGCAGGTGCACCGGGGGGTCTGGCACGACGGCCGGGAGGTCGCCGTGAAGGTGCAGTACCCCGGTGCGGGCGAGGCGCTGCTCTCGGACCTCACCCAGCTCAGCCGCTTCGCCCGGCTGCTCGGTCCCCTGGTCCCGGGGATGGACATCAAGCCGCTCATCAAGGAGATGCGCGACCGGGTGTCGGAGGAGCTGGACTACGAGCTGGAGGCACAGGCCCAGCGGATCCACGCGGAGGAGTTCGCGGACGATCCCGATGTGGTGATCCCTGGGGTGGTGCACCAGTCCGACCAGGTGCTGATCACGGAGTGGATGGACGGGATCCCGCTGGCGGACGTCATCGCCGACGGTACGGCGGAGCAGCGGGACCGGGCCGGGCAGCTGCTGGCGCGCTTCCTCTTCTCCGGCCCGGCACGGACCGGCCTGCTCCACGCCGACCCGCACCCGGGCAACTTCCGGCTGCTGCCCCCGGTGGAAGGGGCGGATGGCACGGACGACTCGGATGCGGCGGATGGCGCGGATGCGACGGACGCGGCGGACGCGGCGGACGCGGCGGACGCGGCGGGCAAGCCGGAGTCCCTTGCGTGGCGGCTGGGGGTGCTGGACTTCGGCACGGTGGACCGGCTTCCGGGCGGGCTGCCGGGAACCATCGGTGAGTCCCTGCGGATGACGCTGGAGGGCGACGCGGCCGGGGTGTACGGGCGGCTGCGCGACGAGGGGTTCGTGAAGGAGTCGATCGACCTGGAGCCGGACGAGGTACTCGACTACCTGCTCCCGATCATCGAACCGGCGCAGGTGGAGGAGTTCGCCTTCTCCCGGGGCTGGCTGCGGGACCAGGCGGCCCGGATAGCCGACCCCCGCTCCCCCGCGCACCAGCTCGGCAGGCAGCTCAACCTCCCGCCGTCCTACCTCCTGATCCACCGGGTCACGCTCAGCACGATCGGGGTGCTGTGCCAGCTCGGCGCGGCGGTCAGGCTGCGGGACGAGCTCGAAGCGTGGCTGCCGGGGTTCGCCGAGGAGGCCGGGGAGGCCGAAGACCCTGAGTCCGCGGCGGAGAGCGGAGAGCCGGAGCTGGTCGCGGAGGGCGACGCGTAG
- a CDS encoding ThiF family adenylyltransferase: MHPMLKPALRRAWRGRNTVQFGVTPAHAVTLGPVDIATGSFLELLDGTRGLPLLREEARALDLSDRHVDVLVRRLAEAGLLDDPRSAGPQADVLRHRAEVMERQRPDVASLSVVHPGPGEGLRRMAARRGMRVQVRGAGRVGASIAAVLSGSGVGHVEVLDGGRAEPGDVAPAGLPPSAVGERRDVAARRLVRQAAAGPAPRSTGAERGTGGGQPGLSLIVVAPRDGLSVYAPVPDSAACWIASGTPHLYAGVIEATGVVGPLVLPGGTGCAGCLELHRADRDSQWPRMLAQWRSGRRGAVPACDLGLATAVAGLAAAHALSFLDGELPASTGARWEAALPLLDWRSERIGPHADCSCGAAERAEGAGASGSVPAQDTMAG; this comes from the coding sequence CTGCATCCGATGTTGAAGCCCGCGCTGCGCCGGGCCTGGCGCGGACGGAACACCGTCCAATTCGGGGTGACACCGGCGCACGCCGTGACGCTGGGCCCGGTGGACATCGCGACGGGCAGCTTTCTGGAGCTGCTCGACGGGACGCGCGGCCTGCCACTGCTGCGCGAGGAGGCACGGGCCCTGGATCTGTCGGACCGTCATGTGGACGTCCTGGTGCGGCGGCTGGCGGAGGCGGGCCTTCTCGACGATCCACGGTCCGCGGGCCCGCAGGCGGATGTCCTGCGCCACCGGGCCGAGGTGATGGAGCGTCAACGCCCTGACGTGGCCTCGCTCTCCGTCGTCCATCCCGGGCCGGGCGAGGGGCTGCGCCGGATGGCGGCCCGGCGGGGGATGCGGGTCCAGGTGCGGGGTGCGGGCCGGGTCGGCGCGTCGATCGCCGCCGTGCTGTCCGGCTCGGGGGTGGGCCATGTGGAGGTGCTGGACGGGGGCCGGGCCGAACCGGGGGACGTGGCGCCGGCCGGGCTTCCGCCCTCGGCCGTGGGGGAACGGCGCGATGTGGCGGCCCGCCGGCTCGTCCGTCAGGCCGCCGCCGGACCCGCGCCCCGGTCGACGGGGGCGGAGCGGGGTACGGGCGGTGGGCAGCCCGGGCTTTCGCTGATCGTCGTCGCACCCCGGGACGGCCTCTCGGTGTATGCGCCGGTGCCGGACAGCGCGGCTTGCTGGATCGCGTCGGGCACCCCTCATCTCTACGCGGGGGTGATCGAGGCCACGGGGGTGGTGGGACCGCTCGTGCTTCCGGGCGGCACCGGGTGCGCGGGGTGTCTGGAGCTGCACCGCGCGGACCGGGATTCGCAGTGGCCGCGGATGCTGGCCCAGTGGCGTTCGGGGCGGCGGGGTGCGGTGCCCGCCTGCGACCTGGGGCTGGCCACCGCGGTCGCCGGACTCGCCGCGGCTCACGCGCTGTCCTTCCTGGACGGGGAGCTGCCGGCCAGCACCGGAGCGCGCTGGGAGGCCGCGCTGCCCTTGCTGGACTGGCGGAGCGAGCGGATCGGCCCGCATGCCGACTGCTCCTGCGGGGCGGCCGAGCGCGCGGAGGGGGCGGGGGCCTCCGGCTCCGTTCCGGCGCAGGACACAATGGCCGGGTGA
- a CDS encoding M48 family metallopeptidase, whose amino-acid sequence MPADPSPGVAGEIPARSAASQQRSAARQQPGPAARTPRASATSAVEVRRSTRRRKSVSAYREGGRTIVLIPARMSEAEERRWVGVMLDKLAAQESKRVLGDSELTERAERLSAQFFDGRARPASVRWVTNQNTRWGSCTPAEGSIRLSHRLQGMPEYVVDYVLLHELAHLLVPGHGPEFWRLLEAYPRTERARGYLEGVVAAEQFPPPPGAREE is encoded by the coding sequence GTGCCCGCAGACCCGTCACCCGGCGTCGCCGGGGAGATCCCCGCGCGCAGCGCCGCGAGCCAGCAGCGCAGCGCCGCGCGCCAGCAGCCCGGCCCGGCCGCCCGTACGCCCCGTGCCTCGGCGACGAGCGCGGTCGAGGTCCGCAGGAGCACCCGGCGCAGGAAATCGGTCTCCGCGTACCGGGAGGGCGGCCGCACGATCGTGCTCATCCCCGCCCGGATGTCGGAGGCGGAGGAGCGGCGCTGGGTGGGCGTGATGCTGGACAAGCTCGCGGCCCAGGAGAGCAAGCGGGTCCTCGGGGACAGCGAGCTGACGGAGCGGGCCGAGCGGCTGTCCGCCCAGTTCTTCGACGGCAGGGCCCGCCCCGCATCCGTCCGCTGGGTGACCAACCAGAACACCCGCTGGGGCTCGTGCACCCCCGCCGAAGGCAGCATCCGGCTCTCGCACCGGCTCCAGGGCATGCCGGAGTACGTCGTCGACTACGTACTCCTCCATGAGCTGGCCCATCTGCTCGTCCCCGGCCATGGCCCGGAGTTCTGGCGGCTGCTGGAGGCGTATCCGCGTACCGAGCGGGCCCGTGGCTACCTCGAAGGAGTGGTGGCGGCGGAGCAGTTTCCCCCTCCGCCCGGCGCGCGCGAGGAGTGA
- a CDS encoding TerD family protein — translation MAREFQRGHKAKLSDLTPGTDLYVGVQIAAPGLTFDISCFGLDADEKLSDDRYFIFFNQPKSPEEAIQLLGPQSGDTESFRVTLDRIPATVHKLSFTATLDGAGQMSQVGPGYIRIVAGGEEVVRYAFTGSEFTTERAVMLGDFYLKDVWRFAAVGQGFDGGLEALLKNFGGEVAEEEEAPPAPQAAPGFAPPAQATAPPAFAAPPAPPAPQAPQPAPSFGAPPPPAPAPQQPMHAAPTIAAPLTPQAPPAPYGQPGHQPPPPPPPQFGQVPGQGTPPYGQPAPAPYGQPAPAPYGQSAPPPFGQQPAGVPQGVPAAGAGLEAALQKYKETPTGQRWTPQNQQLMRVDLTIGGAGVLARQGSMVMYQGKVDFGYKGAGFVGRVVGNATGQEMQLMRCTGRGQVFLAEEGSYLHPIELQGDAICVSAESVLAFDESLQYEIRRVEGHGIPGGALFTMQFQGTGTVVIKTHGTPVVLPVTPTTFADCNAVVAWSAASQVIVSSQVRLRRNAYPGHSGETVNLQFRGAPGNFIVVQPYEV, via the coding sequence ATGGCCAGGGAATTCCAACGAGGCCACAAGGCCAAGCTCAGTGATCTCACACCGGGGACAGATCTGTACGTAGGTGTGCAGATTGCCGCCCCTGGGCTGACCTTCGACATCAGCTGCTTCGGCCTGGACGCCGACGAAAAGCTCTCGGACGACCGGTATTTCATCTTCTTCAACCAGCCGAAATCGCCCGAGGAGGCCATTCAGCTCCTCGGTCCGCAGTCCGGCGACACCGAGTCCTTCCGCGTCACACTGGACCGCATCCCGGCCACCGTCCACAAGCTCTCCTTCACCGCGACACTCGACGGTGCCGGGCAGATGTCGCAGGTCGGCCCCGGGTACATCCGGATCGTCGCGGGCGGCGAAGAAGTGGTCAGATACGCCTTCACCGGTTCGGAGTTCACCACCGAGCGCGCGGTGATGCTCGGTGACTTCTACCTGAAGGACGTCTGGCGCTTCGCCGCCGTCGGCCAGGGCTTCGACGGCGGTCTCGAAGCGCTCCTGAAGAACTTCGGCGGCGAGGTCGCCGAGGAGGAAGAGGCGCCGCCCGCCCCGCAGGCGGCCCCCGGGTTCGCCCCGCCGGCCCAGGCCACCGCGCCCCCGGCCTTCGCGGCACCGCCCGCCCCGCCCGCACCCCAGGCCCCGCAGCCCGCCCCGTCCTTCGGCGCCCCGCCCCCGCCCGCCCCCGCGCCGCAGCAGCCGATGCACGCCGCGCCCACGATCGCGGCGCCGCTCACCCCGCAGGCGCCCCCGGCCCCGTACGGCCAGCCCGGGCACCAGCCCCCGCCGCCCCCGCCCCCGCAGTTCGGCCAGGTCCCCGGCCAGGGCACCCCGCCCTACGGCCAGCCCGCGCCCGCTCCCTACGGCCAGCCGGCCCCGGCACCGTACGGGCAGAGTGCCCCGCCCCCCTTCGGGCAGCAGCCCGCCGGTGTGCCGCAGGGCGTTCCGGCGGCCGGCGCCGGGCTCGAGGCGGCCCTCCAGAAGTACAAGGAGACCCCCACCGGACAGCGCTGGACCCCGCAGAACCAGCAGCTCATGCGGGTCGACCTGACCATCGGCGGCGCCGGGGTGCTGGCCCGCCAGGGCAGCATGGTGATGTACCAGGGCAAGGTCGACTTCGGCTACAAGGGCGCCGGGTTCGTCGGCCGGGTCGTCGGCAACGCCACCGGCCAGGAGATGCAGCTGATGCGCTGTACCGGCCGCGGCCAGGTCTTCCTTGCCGAGGAGGGCTCCTACCTCCACCCGATCGAGCTCCAGGGCGACGCCATCTGCGTCTCTGCGGAGAGCGTCCTCGCCTTCGACGAGTCCCTCCAGTACGAGATCCGCCGGGTCGAGGGGCACGGCATCCCCGGCGGCGCCCTGTTCACCATGCAGTTCCAGGGCACCGGGACCGTGGTCATCAAGACCCACGGCACCCCGGTCGTCCTGCCGGTCACCCCCACCACGTTCGCCGACTGCAACGCGGTGGTGGCCTGGTCGGCCGCGTCCCAGGTGATCGTCTCCAGCCAGGTCCGGCTGCGCCGCAACGCGTACCCGGGACACAGCGGCGAGACCGTGAACCTCCAGTTCCGGGGAGCCCCCGGCAACTTCATCGTCGTCCAGCCCTACGAGGTCTAG
- a CDS encoding AIM24 family protein yields MNQQLAGFAPTPVTARMENHGSAMLKVAMASGQDLYARTGSMVAYEGFIQYEPNPPAVRQIASQWITGEGAPVMKCSGDGLLYLADYGADVVVINLNNESISVNGTNLLAYDAHLTWSVERVKGMAKFAGQGLWNVVIQGTGWVAITSRGTPIVVDCGRGDDETYVDPDALVAWSTNLKVKGKRSFKAGALIGRGSGEAYQMAFSGEGIVVVQPSEDSTDRLRIRN; encoded by the coding sequence ATGAACCAGCAACTCGCGGGCTTCGCCCCGACCCCCGTCACGGCCCGCATGGAGAACCACGGCTCGGCCATGCTCAAGGTCGCCATGGCCTCCGGACAGGACCTCTACGCGCGCACCGGATCGATGGTGGCGTACGAAGGGTTCATCCAGTACGAGCCCAACCCGCCCGCCGTCCGGCAGATCGCCTCCCAGTGGATCACCGGCGAGGGCGCACCCGTCATGAAGTGCTCCGGCGACGGACTGCTCTACCTCGCCGACTACGGCGCCGACGTGGTCGTCATCAACCTGAACAACGAGTCCATCTCGGTCAACGGCACCAACCTCCTCGCCTACGACGCGCACCTCACCTGGAGCGTCGAGAGGGTCAAGGGGATGGCCAAGTTCGCCGGACAGGGGCTGTGGAACGTCGTCATCCAGGGCACCGGATGGGTCGCCATCACCTCCCGGGGCACCCCGATCGTCGTCGACTGCGGACGCGGCGACGACGAGACGTACGTCGACCCGGACGCGCTCGTCGCCTGGTCCACCAACCTCAAGGTCAAGGGCAAGCGCAGCTTCAAGGCCGGGGCGCTGATCGGCCGCGGCAGCGGGGAGGCGTACCAGATGGCCTTCTCCGGGGAGGGCATCGTCGTCGTCCAGCCGAGCGAGGACAGTACGGACCGCCTGCGGATCCGGAACTGA
- a CDS encoding AIM24 family protein yields the protein MQSPLFSHTEQQSQDRYTIQNPQLLRVSLTGQDDILARKGAMVAYQGLMDFDGEYQSHGQRRARAHTGEGLDLMRVSGQGTVYFANLAQYIHVVDVDREGMTVDSAYVLALDSSLHTEVIAVDSQYGISGSGKYQLNITGTGKVALMTSGQPLMMQVTPEKYVNVDADAIVAWSSALRVQMQAQTHSSGVFRRRGNTGEGWELSFLGQGFALVQPSEVMPPQNAQIGGGARAQFGMGQQGAYGQNQNNAWN from the coding sequence ATGCAGAGTCCGCTTTTCAGCCACACCGAGCAGCAGTCCCAGGACCGGTACACCATCCAGAACCCGCAGCTCCTGCGGGTCTCGCTGACCGGGCAGGACGACATCCTCGCCCGCAAGGGCGCGATGGTCGCCTACCAGGGCCTGATGGACTTCGACGGCGAGTACCAGTCGCACGGCCAGCGGCGCGCCCGCGCGCACACCGGCGAGGGCCTCGACCTGATGCGGGTCTCCGGCCAGGGCACGGTCTACTTCGCCAACCTCGCCCAGTACATCCATGTCGTGGACGTCGACCGCGAGGGGATGACCGTGGACAGCGCCTACGTCCTCGCTCTCGACTCCTCGCTGCACACCGAGGTCATCGCGGTGGACAGCCAGTACGGGATCTCCGGCAGCGGCAAGTACCAGCTCAACATCACCGGCACCGGCAAGGTCGCCCTCATGACCTCCGGCCAGCCCCTGATGATGCAGGTCACGCCCGAGAAGTACGTCAACGTGGACGCCGACGCCATCGTGGCCTGGTCCAGCGCCCTGCGGGTCCAGATGCAGGCCCAGACGCACTCCAGCGGTGTCTTCAGGCGCCGGGGCAACACCGGGGAGGGCTGGGAGCTCAGCTTCCTCGGACAGGGCTTCGCGCTGGTCCAGCCGAGCGAGGTCATGCCCCCGCAGAACGCCCAGATCGGCGGGGGCGCCCGCGCCCAGTTCGGCATGGGCCAGCAGGGGGCCTACGGCCAGAACCAGAACAACGCCTGGAACTGA
- a CDS encoding NUDIX hydrolase, protein MTLHDDATLVLKGYAPEGEAGSGDGQAELRQAYLDHLAVHDDAMWKACGAGHLTASALVIDPEREKVLLTLHRKLRMWLQMGGHCEPQDTTLEAAALREATEESGITGLTLLPGGPVRLDRHPIPAPCNWHLDVQYAALAPAGAAERISEESLELRWFGYEDVAEVADASVVRLLEATRARL, encoded by the coding sequence GTGACCCTGCACGACGACGCCACCCTCGTACTGAAGGGTTACGCCCCCGAGGGCGAGGCCGGGTCCGGCGATGGTCAGGCCGAGCTGCGCCAGGCCTATCTGGACCACCTGGCGGTCCACGACGACGCCATGTGGAAGGCGTGCGGGGCCGGGCATCTGACGGCCAGCGCCCTGGTGATCGATCCGGAGCGGGAGAAGGTGCTGCTCACCCTGCACCGCAAGCTCCGGATGTGGCTCCAGATGGGCGGGCACTGCGAGCCCCAGGACACCACTCTGGAGGCGGCGGCGCTCCGGGAGGCGACGGAGGAGTCCGGCATCACGGGGCTCACCCTGCTGCCGGGCGGCCCGGTCCGGCTGGACCGGCACCCGATCCCGGCCCCCTGCAACTGGCACCTCGACGTGCAGTACGCGGCGCTGGCCCCGGCGGGAGCGGCGGAGCGGATCAGCGAGGAGTCGCTGGAGCTGCGCTGGTTCGGCTACGAGGACGTGGCCGAGGTGGCCGACGCCTCCGTCGTACGGCTGCTGGAGGCGACGCGCGCGCGGCTGTAG